In the genome of Anaerolineales bacterium, the window GTACGCGGCGCTGACCCTGGTAGTGGCCCTGTCCTCGATGGGGCTGCCGGGGTTGAACGGGTTCGTCGGGGAGTTCACCATCCTGCTGGGCGCGTTTGGCTCGCAGGCGCTCGGCTCGCCCTGGTTCGCCGGGTTGGCCGCCCTGGGGGTGATCCTGGCGGCGGTCTACATCCTGCACATGTTCCAGAAGCTGTTCCTGGGGCCGCTGGACAAAGAGGAGAACAAGAAGCTGGCGGACATCAACTGGCGGGAGATCGCGGTCTTGGTCCCGCTGGTGATCTTGATCTTCTGGATCGGGCTGTTCCCGTCTCCATTCTTCGGCCTGATGGAGTCGTCTGTCGGCAAGCTGGCCGCTACCTTCGGGGCGGCGGCTGTGGCGGTTCGCTAGCCATGGCGCTGGGCGAATTCGCCCCGATCGTCCCGGTCGGGCTGCTAGCGGCCTGGGCATGCTGCCTGCTGATCGTGGACCTGTTCGTGCCGCCCAACCGCCGCGGGATCACGGCCGGTCTGGCGGCGATGGCCATCGTCACTGCCCTGGTGGCGGTGGTGGCACTGGCTGGGCGTCAGGTGGGCAGCCCGGACTCCATGGTGGTCGGGGATGGATCAGGCGCCTTCTTCCAGGCGATCTTGCTGGTTGGCGCATTGTTCAGTGTCGCCCTGGCGTTCGACTACATCCGTCGCACCGGCATCGAGCGCGGCGAGTACTACATCCTGCTGCTGTTCTCTCTGTCTGGAATGCTGCTGCTGGCCATCGCTTCCGATCTGGTGATTGTCTTCCTCGGTCTGGAATTGCTGTCCATCCCGTTGTACGTCCTGGCCGGATTCGCCCTGCCGAAGGCCGATTCCGAGGAATCCGCCCTCAAGTACTTCCTGCTGGGTGCGTTTTCCTCGAGCTTCCTTGTCTTTGGCATCGCCCTGGCTTACGGTTCCACCGGCACGACCAACCTTTATGGCATTGCCCATCAGGCGTCATCGGGGCAGGCCGATATGCCCTTGCTGCTCGTCGCCTCGTTGATGGTACTGGTCAGCCTGGCCTTCAAGGTCGCCGTGGTGCCCTTCCACATGTGGACACCGGACGTCTACCAGGGCGCCCCGACGTCGGTCGTGGCGTTCATGACCGTCGGCTCGAAAGTGGCCGGGTTCGCCGTGCTGCTGAGGGTGCTGACGGGCGCCTTCCCTGCCTTGTCGCCCTACTGGAGCCAGGTGGCTGTGGGGATCGCGGCCGTGACTATGGTCTGGGGCAATGTTGCGGCCGTCGGCCAGGCCAGCATCAAGCGTATGCTGGCCTACTCGAGCATCGCCCATGCAGGCTATGTCTTCATGGCCATCCCCGCCGCGGCCATCCCAACGCTCCAGTCACAGGCCTACAGCGCCGCCCTGTTCTACCTGTTGGCGTACAGCCTGACCAGCCTCGGGGCGTGGGGTGTGGTCCTGGCGGTCGAGCACGCCCAGGGCGGGGGGACCGGGATTGAGGACTATGCCGGGCTGGGGGCCCGCCGTCCGCTGCTGGCAGCCGCCATGACGGTCTTCATGCTGTCGCTCACCGGCGTCCCGCCGACGGTTGGCTTTGTGGCCAAGTTCGTGTTGTTCCAGACCGTGCTCGACGCCCGCCTGACCGGGCTGGCGCTGATCGGTGTCCTGACGACGCTGGTGGCAGCCTACTACTACTTGCGGGTTGTTGTGAATATGTACATGCGCTCGGGGCTGCCCGATGTCCGCTCTGAGCGCTGGCTGAATCTCACCATCGGGGCGATGGCGGTCGCGGTGGTGCTCCTGGGTCTGCTGCCCCAGCCGATCCTGCGGGCGGCTTACCAGGTTGGGATAGCGTCGTTCCTCCCATGAGCTGTCGGCGCTGACGGGGTCGATCGGGACCCGTCAGCCGAGATCGCCCGCCGGATACGAGACGTTTCGACCTCAAGGCGAA includes:
- a CDS encoding NADH-quinone oxidoreductase subunit N; this encodes MALGEFAPIVPVGLLAAWACCLLIVDLFVPPNRRGITAGLAAMAIVTALVAVVALAGRQVGSPDSMVVGDGSGAFFQAILLVGALFSVALAFDYIRRTGIERGEYYILLLFSLSGMLLLAIASDLVIVFLGLELLSIPLYVLAGFALPKADSEESALKYFLLGAFSSSFLVFGIALAYGSTGTTNLYGIAHQASSGQADMPLLLVASLMVLVSLAFKVAVVPFHMWTPDVYQGAPTSVVAFMTVGSKVAGFAVLLRVLTGAFPALSPYWSQVAVGIAAVTMVWGNVAAVGQASIKRMLAYSSIAHAGYVFMAIPAAAIPTLQSQAYSAALFYLLAYSLTSLGAWGVVLAVEHAQGGGTGIEDYAGLGARRPLLAAAMTVFMLSLTGVPPTVGFVAKFVLFQTVLDARLTGLALIGVLTTLVAAYYYLRVVVNMYMRSGLPDVRSERWLNLTIGAMAVAVVLLGLLPQPILRAAYQVGIASFLP